Proteins from a single region of Roseburia sp. 831b:
- a CDS encoding DMT family transporter, translated as MWFWLSIIALLCWSGSDLFSKIGCRDGRDKYAHLKMVIAVGVVMGLHAGYEIFIGGTVISWKIILTYLPVSILYILSMTIGYVGLRYIELSISSPICNSSGALVAVLCLITGGIGAVNGWQLVAVACVCIGVVALGVVEAHEDDELRAARQEKSNFRYAKSMLALALPIIYCLLDALGTFADSLVLRTLNEDSANAAYELTFLFCGIVCFIYVVIIKKDRLVPKMEAPKYIGAVCETAGQFAYIYAIGDEAHVMFAAPIISAYCVASVIWSRIFLKEKLSFKHYLSIAVVVVGIAILGLFDA; from the coding sequence ATGTGGTTTTGGCTTTCCATCATAGCATTACTTTGCTGGAGCGGTTCGGATCTTTTTTCCAAGATTGGATGCAGAGACGGCAGAGATAAATATGCGCATTTAAAAATGGTAATTGCCGTTGGTGTTGTCATGGGACTTCACGCAGGTTATGAAATCTTTATCGGAGGAACCGTAATTTCGTGGAAAATTATCTTAACTTACCTGCCGGTATCGATTCTTTATATTTTATCTATGACAATCGGATATGTGGGACTTCGTTATATTGAGTTATCCATCTCATCCCCGATTTGTAATTCATCCGGTGCGCTGGTTGCAGTGCTTTGCCTGATTACAGGAGGAATTGGTGCTGTAAATGGCTGGCAGTTAGTCGCAGTTGCCTGCGTTTGCATCGGTGTTGTTGCACTTGGTGTGGTTGAGGCACATGAAGATGACGAACTTCGTGCAGCCAGACAGGAGAAATCCAATTTCAGGTATGCAAAATCCATGCTGGCGCTGGCGTTGCCAATTATTTATTGTCTGTTAGATGCACTGGGAACATTCGCAGATTCCCTGGTACTTCGTACCTTAAATGAGGATTCTGCAAATGCTGCGTATGAGTTGACATTTTTATTCTGCGGCATTGTCTGCTTCATCTATGTTGTAATTATCAAAAAAGACCGTCTTGTACCAAAGATGGAGGCTCCAAAGTACATCGGAGCTGTATGTGAGACAGCCGGACAGTTTGCCTATATCTACGCGATTGGAGACGAGGCACATGTCATGTTTGCAGCACCGATTATCTCAGCATATTGTGTGGCGAGTGTCATCTGGAGCAGAATTTTCTTAAAAGAAAAGCTGTCGTTCAAACATTACCTTTCAATTGCAGTTGTAGTTGTGGGTATCGCTATTTTAGGTTTATTTGATGCATAA
- the larE gene encoding ATP-dependent sacrificial sulfur transferase LarE → MLFEEKYQKLQEIIEEDTKNDIVIAFSGGVDSSVLLKTTVAHAKKHGTKVYAITANTELHPMNDLAVAKKVAKEMGADHKVLQINELADADITENPVDRCYRCKKFLFTGIQNMAKELGAAIIYDGTNTDDLKVYRPGLKALEELGVKSPLRLAEFSKEDVRKLAAKEQISVASRPSAPCLATRFPYGTTLTLEDMEHVDKGENFLKKYDLYNVRIRVQGDTARIEVDTKYFDKIMENREEIVDYLKGLGYSYIALDLEGFRSGSMDIHVQKDKGE, encoded by the coding sequence ATGTTATTTGAAGAAAAATATCAGAAATTACAGGAAATTATAGAGGAAGATACGAAAAACGATATTGTGATTGCATTTTCCGGTGGAGTGGACAGCAGTGTCTTGTTAAAGACAACGGTAGCGCATGCGAAGAAACATGGAACAAAAGTGTATGCGATTACAGCGAACACAGAACTGCATCCCATGAATGACCTTGCGGTTGCAAAAAAAGTTGCAAAAGAGATGGGAGCGGACCATAAGGTTTTACAGATTAATGAGTTAGCAGATGCCGATATCACAGAAAATCCGGTTGACCGTTGTTACAGATGCAAGAAATTTTTGTTTACCGGGATACAAAATATGGCAAAGGAATTAGGGGCAGCAATTATTTACGATGGAACGAATACCGATGATTTAAAAGTATATCGTCCAGGTTTAAAAGCACTTGAGGAGCTTGGGGTAAAGAGTCCACTGCGTTTGGCAGAGTTTTCCAAGGAAGATGTCAGAAAGCTTGCAGCCAAGGAGCAGATATCAGTAGCATCGCGTCCGTCTGCACCTTGCCTTGCAACACGCTTCCCGTACGGCACAACACTTACCCTGGAGGATATGGAGCATGTAGATAAGGGAGAAAATTTTTTGAAAAAATATGACCTTTACAATGTCAGAATCCGTGTGCAGGGGGATACCGCAAGAATTGAAGTCGATACGAAATATTTCGATAAAATCATGGAAAATCGGGAAGAAATTGTGGACTATTTAAAAGGTTTAGGGTATTCTTATATTGCTCTTGACTTAGAAGGCTTTCGGTCAGGAAGTATGGACATTCATGTTCAAAAGGACAAAGGAGAATAA
- the larB gene encoding nickel pincer cofactor biosynthesis protein LarB, which translates to MDTRKILEMVKYGGISIEEAEKFLKKEPYEELGNYAKLDSHREVRSGFAEVVFCSGKADKYLVEIYRRLYQDNGEVFGTRANEHQYERIREVLPEVTYDEVSHILKIEKPDKKRIGKIAVCTAGTADIPVAEEAAQTAEYFGTNVERIFDVGVSGLHRLLAKMDAIQEANCVVAVAGMEGALASVIGGLVKNPVIAVPTSVGYGASMHGLSALLTMINSCANGIAVVNIDNGYGAGYMATQINRLAEGEN; encoded by the coding sequence ATGGATACAAGAAAAATTCTTGAGATGGTAAAATACGGCGGAATCTCGATTGAGGAGGCCGAAAAATTTCTAAAAAAGGAGCCTTACGAGGAACTGGGTAACTATGCGAAGCTTGATTCACACCGGGAGGTTCGTTCCGGTTTTGCGGAGGTTGTTTTTTGCAGTGGGAAGGCAGACAAGTATCTGGTAGAGATTTATCGCAGGTTATATCAGGACAACGGCGAGGTGTTTGGAACAAGAGCGAACGAACACCAGTACGAACGGATTCGCGAAGTCTTGCCAGAGGTAACGTATGACGAGGTTTCCCATATTTTAAAAATTGAAAAACCGGATAAGAAAAGGATTGGAAAAATTGCAGTATGTACAGCCGGAACCGCAGATATTCCAGTGGCAGAGGAAGCGGCACAGACCGCAGAATATTTTGGCACAAACGTGGAGCGTATCTTTGACGTTGGAGTCAGTGGACTACACCGGCTTCTTGCCAAAATGGATGCCATTCAGGAGGCAAACTGTGTGGTTGCTGTTGCAGGGATGGAAGGAGCGCTTGCAAGTGTGATTGGAGGACTGGTGAAAAATCCTGTAATTGCAGTCCCGACATCTGTTGGCTACGGTGCAAGCATGCATGGATTGTCCGCACTTCTTACCATGATTAACTCCTGCGCAAACGGAATTGCGGTTGTCAATATTGACAATGGCTATGGCGCAGGCTATATGGCAACACAAATCAATCGATTAGCAGAAGGGGAAAACTAG
- a CDS encoding lysoplasmalogenase family protein: MWSVFTLDTLIIAALLTTLIYKPARNYFVFAKIVASTAFLGIAVLFWQKSGKNAWFFHILPGFLFCFLGDVCLGIYNVRRKKPFFLAGLFLFLLGHLSFLAALVTLQPLGILDVVVPMLAVLGTMGITIRKQLLLGKMKPYVYLYSFFVAMFFVKSMHIFWKMPQKMTACLALGSCFFLISDFLILFLYFAKTRPWSTHGWNLATYYYGMFFLALSILT; encoded by the coding sequence ATGTGGAGCGTATTTACATTAGATACACTTATAATAGCAGCACTTTTAACGACATTAATTTATAAGCCGGCACGCAACTATTTTGTCTTTGCCAAGATTGTAGCGAGTACGGCGTTTCTTGGGATTGCGGTTTTGTTTTGGCAAAAAAGCGGAAAAAATGCTTGGTTCTTTCACATATTGCCGGGATTTCTTTTTTGTTTTCTCGGAGACGTGTGCCTTGGCATCTATAATGTGAGAAGGAAGAAGCCGTTCTTTTTAGCCGGTCTTTTTCTCTTTTTACTCGGACATCTTTCGTTTTTGGCAGCACTTGTGACATTGCAGCCACTTGGGATTCTTGACGTAGTGGTTCCAATGTTAGCGGTCTTAGGCACGATGGGCATCACAATCCGAAAACAGTTGCTGCTTGGAAAAATGAAGCCATACGTCTATCTGTATTCTTTTTTCGTGGCAATGTTTTTCGTAAAAAGCATGCATATTTTTTGGAAAATGCCACAGAAAATGACAGCTTGCCTTGCACTTGGCTCATGTTTTTTTCTGATATCGGATTTTTTGATTTTGTTTTTGTATTTTGCAAAAACAAGGCCGTGGTCGACACACGGATGGAATCTTGCAACGTATTATTATGGAATGTTTTTTCTTGCACTAAGTATCTTGACCTGA
- a CDS encoding diacylglycerol/lipid kinase family protein, translating into MAEYYFIVNPKSRTGKTKQIWEELVLELERRKVDYQAFCTEYKGHAKELAKKITTENEKGCKLVVVGGDGTSNEVLNGITDFKNVQVGFIPTGSGNDLGRGLKLAGTPVELLNRILDATEVKKIDLGEVSWKDGQEKRRFAISSGIGLDADVCKQALTSKLKKFLNVLHLGKLTYVLLTVKTLFAMKTTTIEVETDEGEHFQTDRMICTVAMNLKYEGGGVPMVPGANAEDGKLSFCCICGIPKWKTFFLLPLLVLGKQENIKGFRILQGMELHLRIQRKMVVHADGEYCGDRDELWFRCLEGVLQVRM; encoded by the coding sequence ATGGCAGAATATTATTTTATTGTAAATCCAAAATCCAGAACAGGAAAAACAAAGCAGATATGGGAAGAACTTGTGCTTGAATTAGAAAGAAGAAAGGTTGATTATCAGGCATTTTGCACAGAATACAAAGGACATGCGAAGGAGCTGGCGAAAAAAATCACCACGGAGAACGAAAAAGGGTGCAAGCTTGTAGTGGTAGGCGGGGATGGCACGTCCAACGAGGTGTTAAACGGCATTACAGACTTTAAAAACGTTCAGGTGGGATTTATTCCGACCGGGTCTGGAAATGACCTTGGAAGGGGCTTAAAACTTGCAGGAACACCGGTTGAATTGTTGAACCGGATATTGGATGCGACGGAAGTGAAAAAAATTGACCTTGGGGAAGTGTCCTGGAAGGATGGACAGGAAAAAAGAAGATTTGCAATCAGCTCCGGAATCGGGCTGGACGCAGACGTATGCAAGCAGGCGCTGACTTCCAAGTTAAAAAAATTTTTGAACGTGCTTCATCTGGGAAAACTTACATATGTTTTACTGACCGTGAAAACGCTGTTTGCGATGAAAACAACTACAATTGAAGTAGAAACGGACGAAGGGGAGCATTTTCAGACAGACCGGATGATTTGTACTGTTGCTATGAACTTAAAATATGAAGGTGGCGGAGTGCCGATGGTTCCAGGTGCAAACGCAGAGGATGGAAAACTTTCTTTTTGCTGCATTTGCGGAATCCCGAAATGGAAAACATTTTTCCTGTTGCCGCTTCTTGTCCTGGGAAAACAGGAAAACATAAAAGGCTTCCGGATTTTGCAGGGAATGGAATTACACCTTCGGATTCAGCGGAAAATGGTGGTACATGCGGATGGAGAGTACTGTGGAGACCGGGATGAACTGTGGTTCCGGTGTCTGGAAGGGGTTTTGCAGGTAAGGATGTAG
- a CDS encoding DUF134 domain-containing protein translates to MARPNKSRLVCRMPSCSAFFPADSLQCSIEIHLSVEEYETIRLLDYSGMTQQEAAQQMGVSRATIQSLYAEARKKIARFLVEGTPLKIEGGNYELCSHGLHCQKRQKKLGGTHMKLAVTYENGQVFQHFGHTEQFKVYEIRDGKILSSEIVDTNGQGHGALATFLFDGGIDALICGGIGGGARNALAEAGIVVYPGASGDADAQVASFLQGNLVFDPNTTCHHHDHEEGHTCGSNGCGSHNCHA, encoded by the coding sequence ATGGCAAGACCAAACAAATCAAGACTTGTATGCCGCATGCCAAGCTGCAGCGCCTTTTTCCCTGCGGATTCTCTTCAATGTTCTATTGAAATCCACCTGTCGGTGGAGGAATACGAGACCATACGGTTACTGGACTATTCCGGTATGACACAACAGGAAGCAGCCCAGCAGATGGGTGTTTCACGGGCAACGATACAGAGCCTTTACGCAGAAGCCCGTAAGAAAATTGCGCGCTTTCTGGTGGAGGGAACCCCACTCAAAATTGAGGGTGGAAATTACGAGCTTTGCAGTCATGGTCTTCATTGTCAAAAACGGCAAAAAAAGTTAGGAGGAACTCATATGAAACTTGCAGTAACCTATGAAAATGGACAGGTTTTTCAACATTTCGGACACACCGAACAGTTTAAAGTCTACGAAATCCGGGATGGCAAAATCTTATCGTCTGAAATTGTGGATACCAACGGACAGGGACACGGCGCTCTTGCCACCTTCCTTTTTGATGGCGGCATTGATGCCCTAATTTGTGGAGGCATCGGCGGAGGTGCAAGAAATGCGCTCGCAGAAGCCGGTATCGTTGTTTATCCGGGTGCTTCCGGAGATGCCGATGCGCAGGTGGCTTCTTTCCTTCAGGGAAATCTTGTCTTCGACCCAAATACAACCTGCCATCACCATGACCACGAAGAAGGACATACCTGCGGTTCGAACGGATGTGGAAGTCATAATTGCCACGCCTAA
- a CDS encoding two-component system response regulator, producing MNKKHIILIAEDNRINRKILVKMFSKENDVLEAENGQQTIEILENYKDDIIAIILDLRMPGKDGYEVLSYIKENELSQIPVVVMTSDMTGGSEERALDLGAWDFVSKPYEPRILMTRVNNAIARSKMSYLLQLKHVVEHDKLTDLYNRNHFLEMTEKMVSEHKEDSKALIRVDIRRFHLINSFFGEKGGDEFLKYVANQIREIVECYEWSVYGRMESDVFCACIPYDEDICKSHIKKLTTKMKEYNPDYRIEPSYGIYRITDDTLSASEMLRNASLASMECKENYTRSIAFFDESMRECLHQEEQIIQEMQDALVNGEFEVYYQPKYETRSKTVNGAEALVRWNHPKRGIIHPSQFVPVLEKNGFIGELDIYVWEAVCRQLKAWKEKGIHAGPISVNVARADIQNPNLVEYLTTLVERYELAPESLCIELTESAYMDSPLAINEVVKKLHEAGFLVVMDEFGKGYSSLNVLKDVDVDFLKINMKSLPLDPTNVKSKRILSSVIAMMQWLDIPVITMEVETEEEYTFLKSVGCEYIQGFYFVGPLPAEEYEQLLTEQKD from the coding sequence ATGAATAAAAAGCATATCATACTTATTGCAGAAGACAACAGGATAAACAGGAAGATTCTTGTGAAAATGTTTTCAAAGGAAAACGATGTATTAGAGGCAGAAAACGGACAGCAGACCATAGAAATATTGGAGAATTATAAAGACGATATTATTGCAATCATATTAGATTTGAGAATGCCGGGAAAGGATGGCTATGAGGTTCTTTCCTACATAAAGGAAAACGAGTTAAGCCAGATACCGGTTGTCGTGATGACATCCGATATGACAGGAGGCTCCGAGGAGAGAGCATTAGACTTAGGAGCATGGGATTTTGTTTCAAAACCATATGAGCCAAGAATTCTAATGACAAGGGTAAACAATGCGATTGCAAGAAGTAAGATGAGCTATCTGCTTCAGTTAAAACATGTCGTGGAGCATGATAAGCTGACGGACCTTTATAACCGGAATCATTTCTTAGAGATGACAGAGAAGATGGTTTCGGAGCATAAAGAGGACAGCAAGGCGTTGATTCGTGTCGATATCCGTAGATTCCATCTGATTAACTCCTTTTTCGGGGAAAAGGGCGGCGATGAATTTTTAAAATATGTTGCCAACCAGATAAGAGAAATTGTTGAGTGTTATGAGTGGAGCGTGTACGGAAGAATGGAATCGGACGTGTTCTGTGCCTGTATTCCATATGATGAAGACATCTGTAAGTCACATATTAAGAAGCTGACGACGAAGATGAAAGAATATAATCCAGATTATCGTATTGAGCCATCTTATGGAATTTATCGGATTACGGATGACACCCTTTCGGCGTCTGAAATGCTTCGGAATGCTTCGCTTGCAAGCATGGAGTGTAAGGAAAATTACACACGTTCCATTGCGTTTTTTGATGAAAGCATGAGAGAGTGTTTACATCAGGAAGAGCAGATTATCCAGGAGATGCAGGATGCATTGGTAAACGGAGAGTTTGAAGTCTATTATCAGCCGAAATACGAGACGAGAAGCAAGACGGTAAATGGTGCAGAAGCATTGGTAAGATGGAATCATCCGAAGAGAGGTATCATACATCCATCCCAATTTGTACCGGTACTTGAAAAAAATGGATTTATCGGGGAGCTGGATATTTATGTATGGGAAGCCGTCTGCAGACAGTTAAAGGCATGGAAAGAAAAAGGAATTCATGCAGGTCCGATATCCGTTAACGTGGCAAGAGCCGATATCCAGAATCCGAATCTGGTAGAGTATTTAACTACACTTGTAGAGAGATACGAACTTGCACCGGAAAGTCTTTGTATTGAGCTGACCGAAAGTGCTTATATGGACAGCCCTCTGGCAATCAATGAGGTTGTGAAGAAGCTTCATGAAGCAGGATTTTTAGTTGTCATGGATGAGTTTGGAAAAGGATATTCTTCCTTGAATGTTTTAAAAGATGTTGATGTTGATTTCCTTAAAATCAATATGAAATCACTCCCACTAGATCCGACCAATGTCAAGAGTAAGAGAATTCTCTCGTCTGTCATTGCGATGATGCAGTGGCTTGATATTCCGGTTATTACGATGGAGGTCGAGACAGAGGAAGAGTATACGTTCTTAAAGAGCGTAGGATGTGAATATATCCAGGGATTTTATTTCGTGGGACCGTTACCGGCAGAAGAGTACGAACAGCTGCTAACGGAGCAGAAGGATTAA
- a CDS encoding sensor domain-containing diguanylate cyclase — translation MKLTKYKVMRIIVFFVCLICLLSFTQRYLKHTRNSEMELLDDGWNIAINEKNYENSEISHFKVPALKKNDIVTLTKKLEKSSFEQAQIRVYSRYSALQVWLDEELLYESGQDEYQKGEVLGNGYHWVTLPKNYEGKTLRIVYFAGEKKAFASIDPIYMIQAKQAYTEIVYDHFLSGVIASCIMVLGVASIFCCVVTGFRDTRFQMLLWMGLFSICIAIWLVSNTRLIEIFFENLQTICYLEYLGMYGACTSVLFYVGEILEDKKQRKTIHILTAGMVLLVGILVTLNQLDILHFPKTVLSFHIYMLFSSTVIIYFLSRETAKKKLAQRVFLWGIDALVVCGMLELIRYRYNKLCIPAHQISQSIIPLGVILFILLMFASFFCRMMERVAGEMERKTLYDMAYKDALTGIRNRAWCEKVMQEYEKQSRPITIINMDMNHFKHVNDSLGHTTGDELLIRFAGLLDSTFKETDCVGRMGGDEFVVIMDYVEDKVVETYMKRLLLKIEEDNKKKDFPYEISVSYGYASDCTGQRETPWKIYEKADHKMYKYKKETRG, via the coding sequence ATGAAGCTGACAAAATATAAAGTGATGCGAATCATTGTTTTTTTTGTTTGTTTAATCTGCTTGCTTAGTTTTACTCAAAGATATTTAAAACATACACGAAACAGTGAGATGGAATTGCTCGATGATGGCTGGAACATTGCAATAAATGAAAAGAACTATGAGAATAGCGAGATATCGCATTTTAAAGTTCCGGCATTGAAGAAAAATGATATTGTGACATTAACGAAAAAACTCGAAAAATCCAGTTTTGAGCAGGCACAGATTCGCGTTTATTCAAGATATTCCGCCTTACAGGTCTGGCTGGATGAAGAATTGCTTTATGAGTCCGGGCAGGATGAATATCAGAAGGGAGAAGTGCTTGGAAACGGTTATCATTGGGTCACACTCCCCAAAAATTATGAGGGAAAGACGCTAAGAATCGTTTACTTTGCAGGCGAAAAGAAAGCATTTGCCTCCATAGATCCAATCTATATGATTCAGGCAAAGCAGGCGTATACAGAGATTGTGTATGACCATTTTTTAAGCGGTGTGATAGCATCCTGTATCATGGTATTGGGAGTGGCAAGCATTTTCTGCTGCGTCGTGACAGGGTTCCGGGATACCAGATTTCAAATGTTATTATGGATGGGACTGTTTTCCATCTGTATTGCGATATGGCTGGTAAGCAATACAAGGCTGATTGAGATATTTTTTGAAAATTTGCAGACAATCTGTTATCTGGAATATCTTGGCATGTATGGAGCCTGTACAAGTGTACTCTTTTATGTCGGAGAGATTTTAGAGGATAAGAAGCAGAGGAAGACGATACATATATTGACAGCCGGAATGGTGTTATTGGTTGGCATTTTAGTTACACTTAACCAGCTGGATATTTTGCATTTTCCAAAGACGGTATTAAGCTTTCATATCTATATGTTATTTTCGTCGACGGTTATTATTTATTTCTTGTCGAGAGAGACTGCGAAAAAGAAGCTTGCACAGCGTGTTTTCCTGTGGGGAATCGATGCATTGGTTGTTTGTGGTATGTTGGAATTAATCCGGTACCGGTACAATAAATTATGTATTCCGGCACATCAGATTTCACAAAGCATCATCCCGCTTGGGGTAATACTATTTATTTTGTTGATGTTTGCAAGCTTTTTCTGCCGTATGATGGAACGTGTTGCGGGTGAGATGGAGCGAAAGACGTTATATGACATGGCATATAAGGATGCTCTGACCGGGATTCGGAACCGCGCGTGGTGTGAAAAAGTCATGCAGGAATATGAAAAGCAGTCCAGGCCAATTACAATCATCAACATGGACATGAATCATTTTAAGCACGTAAATGATTCTCTGGGGCATACGACCGGAGATGAGCTGCTGATTCGCTTTGCCGGGCTTTTGGACAGCACTTTTAAAGAGACAGACTGTGTTGGAAGAATGGGCGGCGATGAGTTTGTCGTGATTATGGATTATGTAGAAGATAAGGTTGTGGAAACATACATGAAGCGTCTGCTCCTTAAAATAGAAGAGGATAATAAGAAAAAGGATTTTCCTTATGAAATATCGGTATCCTACGGTTATGCCTCCGATTGCACAGGACAACGGGAGACACCGTGGAAAATCTACGAGAAAGCAGATCATAAAATGTATAAGTACAAAAAGGAGACAAGAGGATGA
- a CDS encoding methyl-accepting chemotaxis protein, whose amino-acid sequence MENQEKKYQYASKEAQIQRANHFLSMGYIVFYVFVLGLIWIAVLRGAKTFQSVGILTLVILLSVVAVVIMNKRNPADPKIRYLALLGLLFVTLLLSFDFDNYYVRFMAAIPFVGCILFFDVKYSLLSGGLCVALNVIVNIIKIAALGIYSGEDAMDQISATAAIFMMMLLISFTTSVANLFNHDTRHSLLRQQEKQQKVMDDVIAVADEVRKGSVNVMNIVNDLNSSTEVVNSAMKDISDSSQSTAENIQTQTMMTQNIQDSIGNTLERSDKMVQIARQSSELNEQNINIMHQLKSQSEVISETNSEVADAMNRLQERTSTVKNIADTIFAISAQTNLLALNASIESARAGEAGKGFAVVADEIRQLAEKTRQETENIAFILEELSEDAQTASGAVSKSVEAANTQDEMITSAAESFDSMNQNVTELISDIGEIDTMLNNLSEANNHIVENITHLSATTEEVTASSVQAADLSVENLQNAENAKNLLDGVIEVSHQLDKYM is encoded by the coding sequence ATGGAAAATCAAGAGAAAAAGTATCAGTACGCATCAAAGGAAGCACAGATACAAAGAGCAAATCATTTTTTATCTATGGGATATATTGTGTTTTACGTCTTTGTATTGGGATTAATCTGGATAGCAGTGTTAAGAGGAGCAAAGACATTTCAGTCGGTTGGAATCCTGACACTTGTAATCTTACTTAGTGTGGTTGCAGTGGTAATCATGAATAAAAGGAATCCTGCAGATCCCAAAATAAGATATCTGGCATTGCTTGGACTTTTATTTGTAACATTGTTATTGTCGTTTGATTTTGATAATTATTATGTCAGATTCATGGCAGCAATCCCGTTCGTTGGCTGCATCTTGTTTTTTGATGTGAAGTATTCTCTTTTATCCGGCGGCTTATGTGTGGCTTTAAATGTGATTGTAAATATTATAAAAATTGCAGCTCTTGGCATTTATTCAGGCGAAGATGCAATGGATCAGATATCTGCAACGGCAGCAATCTTTATGATGATGCTGTTAATCTCTTTTACAACAAGTGTTGCGAATCTGTTTAACCACGACACAAGACACAGTCTGCTCAGACAGCAGGAAAAACAGCAAAAGGTTATGGACGATGTCATTGCTGTTGCAGACGAAGTACGAAAAGGCTCTGTAAATGTCATGAACATTGTGAACGATTTAAATTCCTCCACAGAGGTGGTAAACAGCGCAATGAAAGATATTTCAGACAGTTCACAAAGCACCGCGGAAAACATCCAGACACAGACTATGATGACCCAGAATATCCAGGATTCTATTGGAAATACATTGGAGCGTTCCGATAAAATGGTGCAGATTGCGCGCCAGTCCAGTGAACTTAACGAACAGAATATCAATATCATGCACCAGCTAAAAAGCCAGTCGGAAGTGATTTCAGAGACAAACTCCGAGGTTGCAGATGCGATGAACCGTCTGCAGGAGCGTACCAGCACCGTAAAAAACATTGCAGACACTATTTTTGCAATTTCAGCACAGACCAATCTTTTGGCATTGAATGCGTCGATTGAGAGTGCAAGAGCCGGAGAGGCAGGAAAAGGATTTGCGGTTGTTGCGGATGAAATTCGCCAGCTTGCAGAAAAGACAAGACAGGAGACAGAAAATATTGCATTTATCTTAGAAGAGTTATCAGAGGATGCACAGACTGCGTCAGGAGCGGTTTCAAAATCGGTGGAAGCAGCCAATACACAGGATGAAATGATTACAAGTGCAGCCGAAAGCTTTGACAGTATGAATCAGAATGTAACCGAGCTGATTTCAGACATTGGTGAGATTGATACGATGTTAAACAATCTTTCGGAAGCAAACAATCACATTGTTGAAAATATTACACACCTTTCTGCAACAACGGAAGAAGTAACCGCATCCTCCGTACAGGCAGCGGATTTAAGTGTTGAAAACTTACAGAATGCAGAAAATGCAAAAAATCTCTTGGATGGTGTTATCGAAGTATCCCACCAGTTGGATAAATATATGTAA